Proteins from one Coregonus clupeaformis isolate EN_2021a unplaced genomic scaffold, ASM2061545v1 scaf0402, whole genome shotgun sequence genomic window:
- the LOC123484669 gene encoding endothelial zinc finger protein induced by tumor necrosis factor alpha-like, which produces MWRERTDTDLASDAPSCSYSCDSERLMVPQVNPLTGAAFSLPSIGSINWNMDPATTQTLPGLHPPHTLLMLNQTSDNASASTLSGYTSPLTNDSSRDGISKGGGAKEKRFPCSFCGKAFSFPNQVKIHQRMHTGEKPFGCHLCRDSFSHLSSLKRHQRVHTGEKPYSCPQCEKSFSHQHRLKIHLKIHKGDGPFTCTHCRKRFSERSFLRIHQQKMHMAHV; this is translated from the coding sequence ATGTGGCGGGAGAGAACAGACACAGACTTGGCTAGCGATGCTCCGtcctgctcctatagttgtgattcagagagactgatggtgcctcaggttaaccccctaacaggtgctgccttcagcctgccttctataggatctatcaactggaacatggaccctgcgacaacacagacactccctggccttcatcctcctcacactctcctaatgttaaaccagacctCAGACAATGCCAGTGCCTCAACACTGAGTGGCTACACAAGCCCATTAACAAATGACAGTAGTAGAGATGGAATCAGTAAAGGTGGCGGCGCCAAAGAGAAGCGCTTTCCGTGTTCGTTCTGTGGGAAAGCCTTCAGTTTCCCCAATCAGGTGAAGATCCACCAGAGGATGCACACGGGGGAGAAACCGTTCGGCTGCCACTTGTGCCGGGACAGCTTCTCCCATTTGTCCAGCCTGAAGCGGCACCAGagagtccacacaggggagaaaccatacagctgcccccagtgtgagaagagtTTCTCCCACCAGCACCGCTTGAAGATACACCTGAAGATCCACAAGGGAGATGGGCCGTTCACCTGTACACACTGcaggaagaggttctcagagaggagcttcctcaggatacaccagcagaaaatgcaCATGGCCCATGTATAG